The window AGAAGCAGAACTGCACCAGCATCGCTTCGGTGAAGCTGAGCGTGAACAGCTCCTTGAGCTTGGGAATGATGACATCATTAAGGCTGGTGATGCCCCCGAAGATGAAGAACAGCGCAAACACGAAGTAGCGCAACTCCGGCGCATCGACGTGGCCGCCCGGGACTTCTTCCCCGAACGTTTCAGCATCGCCACTGGGGCTGGTATCGATCATTGCGGCCACGGTGCTCTTCTCCCGGTGGGGTGGCTGTTCAGGGCGCAACGATCTGGTGCATTTTTTCACTCAGGGCAAGAAATTGCGCACGTCTGAGAGATACATGCCGTGATGGCTCATTTCGGGCCAGATCATTTGGAGATCGTCCGGCGCACAGCATCTTTCCAGCCAGCGGCAAGATCCCGGCGGCGCTCGGCTTTCATCGCCGGGCGGAACAGCTCGCCCTGCCGCCAGGTGCGCGAGAGCGCGTCGAGATCGCTCCAGACGCCTGTCGCAAGGCCAGCGTGAAAGGCCGCGCCCAGCGCCGTCGTTTCCAGGTGCACCGGACGCTCGACCGGCACATCGAGCATGTCGGCGAGGAACTGGCACAGCCAGTCGTTCGCGGCCATCCCGCCATCAACGCGCAACCGCTCGGGCGTGCGACCACCATCGGCGACCATCGCATCGGCCAGATCCATGGTCTGGTAGGCCACCGCCTCCAGCGCCGCGCGGGCAAGATGCGCCTGCCCGGCCCCCAACGTCAGCCCATAGATCGCGCCGCGCGCGTCGGGGTCCCAGTGCGGAGCTCCCAGACCGACAAAGGCCGGGACCATGTAGACGCCATGGTTATCGGGCACCTGCGTCGCCATGTCGTTGGTCTCGCGCGCATGGGTGATGACCCCGATGCCATCGCGCAGCCACTTGATCGCCGCGCCCGCCACGAAGATCGAGCCTTCGAGCGCGTAGGTCATCTGGCCATTCAGGCGATAGGCGGGCGTGGTGATCAGGCGGTTGTCCGAGGCCAGCGCCTCCTCGCCCGTGTTGAGCAGCATGAAGCAGCCCGTGCCGTAGGTCGACTTGGCCATGCCCGGCGCGAAACAGGCCTGGCCGAACAGCGCGGCCTGCTGGTCGCCCGCCATTCCCGCGATGGGAATCTCGGCCTCGAACAGGCCAGGCGCAGTGGTGCCGAAGACATGGCTGTTGTCGTGGACCTCGGGCAAGATCTGCATCGGCACGCGGAACAGGCGGCACAGTTCCTCGTCCCACCCTTGCGTGCGGATGTTGTAGAGCATCGTGCGCCCGGCGTTGGTGACGTCGGTCGCGTGGACCTTGCCGCCGGTCAGGCGCCACAGCAGGAAGCAATCGATCGTGCCGAAAGCAAGCTCCCCGCGCTCGGCCGCGGCGCGGGCGCCCGCCACGTTGTCGAGGATCCAGGCGAGCTTGGTCGCCGAGAAGTAGGGATCGACAAGGAGCCCGGTGCGCGCCCGCACGTCGGCCTCCACCCCGTCGGCCTTGAGGTCGGCGCACAGCCGCGCGGTGCGCCTGTCCTGCCACACGATGGCCTTGTGGATCGGCGTGCCCGTCGCCTTGTCCCACACCACCACGGTCTCGCGCTGGTTGGTGATACCGATCCCGGCGATGTCGCGCGGCGCGACGCCGCTTTGGGCCATGGCCTCGCGCGCGGTCTTCACCACATCACGCCAGATGTCCTCCGGGTCGTGCTCGACCCAGCCCAGTTCCGGGTAGTGCTGTTCGAACTCGCACTGCGCGGTTGCGACTGCGCGCGCCTCGGCGTCGAAGACGATGGCGCGGGTCGAGGTCGTCCCCTGGTCGATAGCAAGTAGATGGCCGGGCTGGGACATGCGGGAACTCTCCGTCGGGGTAACTGGGGTAACGGGGCCGGCTTATTCAGCGCCGGTTTCAGATGCGGTTTCGGTTTTCGCGGCGGGGCGCAGGTAGGGCTTGATCGCGAAGTGATAAAGACCTGCGCCGACAAGGCCGCCCACGAAGGGCCCGGCAATCGGCACCCAGAAGTAGACGCCCGCGCCCGGCAGGGCCGAGGCGCCCCAGCCCGTGAACGTCGCAAAGAGGCGCGGCCCGAAATCGCGTGCAGGGTTGATCGGCCAGCCTTCAAGGTAGCCGCCCGAGGCGCCGATGGCCGCAACGAGCAGCCCGATCATCAACGCGCCCGAGTTCGCCCGGGGCGCCATCTCGTTGTACTCGTCGGTGATCGCAAAGATGCCCAGCAGCAGGAATGCGGTCAGGATCACCTCGTCCCAGAAGGCGTGCCAGGGGGTGATGTGCGCGCCGGGCAGCGTGAAGAAAACGCCAGCCGCGCCGCCTTCAGCCCGGGTCAGGCCCTGCGCGGCGTTGAACGCGTCGATCACCGGATGCCACAGCTGAAGGACGAGCGCAGCGCCGATCACGCCGCCTGCGACCTGCGCGGCGATATACGGGAGAACCTTGCGCCGGGGAAAGCCGCGATAGACCATCAGCGCGAGGGTCACCGCCGGATTGGCGTGGGTCCCCGAGACCGAGCCGGTCACGTAGATCGCCAGCGTCACCGCAAGCCCCCAGGCAATACACACGCCCCAGTAGGCCTGCGCATAGGGGCTCGGATCATAGAGCGTGATCATGGCCGCCGCGGAATCGCCCAGCGTCACGATGATCATCACCGCGATCATCTCGGCAATCAGTTCGCCGCGCAGCTTGCGCGAATCTTCGGTCCCGGCAGGCACGATCCGAGATCTCCCCTCTATTGGTCTTCGTTTTCGGCCCCTCCCTGCACGCACCTTCATACGAAGGTCAAGACTTTCGTTTGAATTTTCGTTTTTGACAAACTATACCTTGAAACGAAATTCACCGGGATGTGTTTCCCGGCCCGGCCACACCGAAGTGGAGTCCCCACCTTGCCATCTGCAACGCCCCTTCCCTCGCAAGAGCCCACCTACGACCTGCTGATCGTGGGCGGCGGCATCAATGGGGCTGGCATCGCGCGCGATGCGGCCGGGCGCGGGCTCTCGGTGCTGCTGGTCGAACAGGACGACCTTGCCAGCTACACCTCCTCCTCCTCGACCAAGCTGATCCACGGCGGGCTGCGCTACCTCGAATACTATGAATTTCGCCTCGTGCGCGAAGCGCTGATCGAGCGTGAGCGCCTGCTGTCCATGGCCCCGCACATCATCTGGCCGCTGCGCTTCGTCCTGCCCCAGTCGCAGTCCCCCCGCCCGGCCTGGATGGTGCGCCTCGGCCTTTTCCTCTACGACCACATCGGCGGGCGAAAGAGCCTGCCGGGCACCGAGACGCTCAACCTCGACACCGCGCCGCAGGGACGCGGCCTCTCTCCCGTATCGGACACGGGCGCTCACAAGGGCAAGGGCAAGGGCAAGGCCTTCGTCTATTCCGACTGCTGGGTTGAGGACAGCCGCCTCGTCGTCCTCAACGCCATGGACGCGGCCGCGCGCGGCGCGCGGATCGAGACCCGCACCCGCCTCACCGGCGCGACGAGCGCAAATGGCACCTGGACCGCGCAGATCGAAGGTCCCGATGGCGCGCGCGAGGTGCGTGCGAAAATGCTCGTCAACGCGGCCGGCCCCTGGGTCGACAAGGTGCTCCAGCGCCTGGGCCGGGCCAAGAACGATCGCGGCGTGCGCCTCGTCAAGGGCAG is drawn from Novosphingobium decolorationis and contains these coding sequences:
- the glpK gene encoding glycerol kinase GlpK, which encodes MSQPGHLLAIDQGTTSTRAIVFDAEARAVATAQCEFEQHYPELGWVEHDPEDIWRDVVKTAREAMAQSGVAPRDIAGIGITNQRETVVVWDKATGTPIHKAIVWQDRRTARLCADLKADGVEADVRARTGLLVDPYFSATKLAWILDNVAGARAAAERGELAFGTIDCFLLWRLTGGKVHATDVTNAGRTMLYNIRTQGWDEELCRLFRVPMQILPEVHDNSHVFGTTAPGLFEAEIPIAGMAGDQQAALFGQACFAPGMAKSTYGTGCFMLLNTGEEALASDNRLITTPAYRLNGQMTYALEGSIFVAGAAIKWLRDGIGVITHARETNDMATQVPDNHGVYMVPAFVGLGAPHWDPDARGAIYGLTLGAGQAHLARAALEAVAYQTMDLADAMVADGGRTPERLRVDGGMAANDWLCQFLADMLDVPVERPVHLETTALGAAFHAGLATGVWSDLDALSRTWRQGELFRPAMKAERRRDLAAGWKDAVRRTISK
- a CDS encoding MIP/aquaporin family protein, which codes for MPAGTEDSRKLRGELIAEMIAVMIIVTLGDSAAAMITLYDPSPYAQAYWGVCIAWGLAVTLAIYVTGSVSGTHANPAVTLALMVYRGFPRRKVLPYIAAQVAGGVIGAALVLQLWHPVIDAFNAAQGLTRAEGGAAGVFFTLPGAHITPWHAFWDEVILTAFLLLGIFAITDEYNEMAPRANSGALMIGLLVAAIGASGGYLEGWPINPARDFGPRLFATFTGWGASALPGAGVYFWVPIAGPFVGGLVGAGLYHFAIKPYLRPAAKTETASETGAE